One Aneurinibacillus migulanus genomic region harbors:
- a CDS encoding APC family permease → MKKEQQQLDKVLSRFDVLALAFGAMIGWGWVVLAGDWIRQAGTMGSVLAFIGGGIMVVFVGLVYSELTSAMPETGGVNVFLQRAMGYRWAFIASWAIALGYVSVVAFEAVALPTVVEYLFPNYQVGYLWNIAGWDVYASWAGIGVIGSIIVTIINYRGLKQAAIFQIVCTVMLTVIGLVLIVGSPITDSPQNVSPMFVGGAAGLFAVLIMTPFMFVGFDVIPQTAAEINLPFKQIGKVLITSVIMAVTWYVGIAYAVGHSLSLEDIAKSALPTADALAAVMGTPWGGKLLIIAGIGGILTSWNAFFVGGSRILYVMAQTGMLPRALGHLHPKYKTPTNAILLIGVLSTIAPLFGRKTLVWLVDAGGLTIMMTYMLVSLSFIILRKREPKMDRPFRAGKSAWIGYAAFISSAFLAVLYLPGMPAALVWPYEWIIFGGWWLIGAYFFFKLPKKPFAANVRDWNEEVSKKRA, encoded by the coding sequence ATGAAAAAAGAACAGCAACAGCTAGATAAAGTATTATCAAGATTTGACGTTCTTGCACTCGCATTCGGCGCCATGATCGGCTGGGGCTGGGTTGTACTGGCCGGTGACTGGATTCGTCAGGCAGGGACGATGGGTTCTGTGCTTGCATTCATAGGCGGCGGGATTATGGTTGTATTTGTCGGATTGGTATATTCGGAGCTGACCTCGGCCATGCCGGAAACCGGTGGGGTCAACGTGTTTTTGCAGCGTGCGATGGGATACCGCTGGGCCTTTATCGCCTCCTGGGCGATAGCGCTTGGTTATGTATCGGTCGTTGCGTTTGAAGCGGTGGCGCTTCCGACAGTTGTTGAGTACTTGTTTCCGAATTACCAGGTTGGATATTTGTGGAATATTGCGGGGTGGGATGTATACGCTTCCTGGGCTGGTATCGGAGTTATCGGTTCGATTATCGTAACAATCATTAATTACCGTGGATTGAAACAGGCTGCCATTTTCCAAATTGTATGTACAGTTATGCTGACAGTTATCGGTTTAGTTCTTATCGTAGGCAGCCCGATTACGGATAGTCCGCAGAATGTATCGCCGATGTTTGTAGGCGGAGCCGCAGGTTTGTTTGCCGTCTTGATTATGACACCATTCATGTTTGTCGGTTTCGACGTCATTCCGCAGACGGCCGCAGAGATTAATCTACCATTCAAACAAATAGGAAAAGTCCTTATTACATCTGTTATTATGGCTGTCACCTGGTATGTTGGTATTGCGTATGCAGTAGGACATTCACTCAGCTTAGAGGACATCGCGAAATCCGCCCTACCAACCGCGGATGCGCTGGCGGCTGTAATGGGAACGCCGTGGGGTGGTAAATTACTGATTATTGCCGGTATTGGCGGTATTTTAACAAGTTGGAATGCATTCTTCGTTGGCGGCAGCCGTATTCTGTATGTTATGGCACAAACGGGTATGCTTCCACGGGCGCTAGGACACTTGCATCCCAAATATAAAACGCCTACCAATGCTATCCTGCTAATCGGTGTCTTATCCACGATCGCTCCGCTATTTGGACGTAAAACGCTCGTGTGGTTAGTAGATGCCGGTGGATTGACGATCATGATGACATATATGCTCGTTTCCTTGTCGTTCATCATTCTGAGAAAACGGGAGCCGAAGATGGACAGGCCATTCCGTGCAGGGAAATCCGCTTGGATTGGATACGCCGCGTTTATATCGAGTGCGTTTCTGGCAGTACTGTATCTGCCGGGCATGCCTGCGGCTCTTGTCTGGCCGTACGAATGGATTATTTTCGGCGGCTGGTGGTTAATTGGTGCATACTTCTTCTTTAAACTTCCTAAGAAACCGTTTGCAGCTAATGTGCGGGATTGGAATGAGGAAGTAAGTAAAAAGCGTGCATAA
- a CDS encoding sigma 54-interacting transcriptional regulator: MKTLDSYTVPDFTKLWNQMPYGMLVLSPEGYVTGWQGELENWFLFKESDIIRKHLSDVLPLIFSSYESFLRIGQEYWETQIRTPSFSLRGEWKRYIEGGIHTADFLVLRRDEQYFELENIFDTSFDEILVTDGEGRILRAGPKSEQLYGKTVEELLGMKTTDLAELGGFTPSLTPEIIERRTKVSGIQVTANGKKLYVIGNPVCNPDGSIHRIIFNSREYEEVELLRQRLETTESLLDAYRIELEKLKQNKEETQPDMVVLSPEMQQIYQLAERMAHVDSTILIIGESGVGKGMIAQRVHRSSHRHDKNFVHINCGALPETLIESELFGYEKGAFTGANTAKKGVLEIADGGTVFLDEIGEVPINVQVKLLQFLQDNTFRRLGGNQLMTVNTRIIAATNQDLRKRIMEGRFREDLFYRLHVIPISVPPLRRRQEEIPALIQHFAARFAKKYGLVKSFHEDAIELLTAYDWPGNVRELENMVERLIVTSEGNQVLPHHLPVGIVKDGDEYRVAPVVKVKGLCPLKQAVEEVEKQLLSMAYEKYENTYRCAEVLKVNQSTVVRKLNKYLGTGKGESI, encoded by the coding sequence GTGAAGACGTTGGACTCATATACAGTACCTGATTTTACTAAGCTGTGGAACCAGATGCCATATGGCATGCTTGTTCTGTCACCAGAAGGGTATGTAACAGGTTGGCAGGGCGAGCTAGAAAATTGGTTTTTGTTTAAAGAAAGCGATATCATACGGAAGCACCTCTCTGATGTCCTGCCTCTTATTTTTTCTTCGTATGAATCGTTCCTTCGCATTGGACAAGAGTACTGGGAGACGCAGATTAGAACACCTTCTTTTTCCCTGCGTGGGGAATGGAAGCGGTATATCGAAGGTGGTATTCATACAGCGGATTTTCTTGTTTTGCGGCGGGATGAGCAGTATTTTGAGCTGGAGAATATTTTTGACACGTCGTTTGACGAAATTCTGGTTACGGACGGCGAAGGGCGGATTCTGCGCGCTGGTCCAAAAAGCGAGCAGCTATACGGGAAAACAGTGGAAGAACTCCTCGGGATGAAGACGACGGATCTTGCAGAACTCGGCGGATTTACGCCAAGTTTGACGCCAGAAATCATCGAGAGGCGGACCAAGGTATCGGGCATACAAGTAACTGCCAACGGAAAGAAGCTGTATGTCATCGGTAATCCGGTATGTAATCCGGACGGCAGCATTCACCGCATTATTTTTAATTCGCGCGAGTATGAAGAGGTAGAATTGCTCCGCCAGCGGTTGGAAACGACGGAAAGCTTGCTGGATGCATACCGGATAGAGCTTGAGAAGCTAAAGCAGAACAAAGAGGAGACACAGCCGGATATGGTTGTACTGTCCCCTGAGATGCAGCAGATTTACCAATTGGCCGAGCGAATGGCACATGTGGATTCTACCATCCTTATTATCGGGGAATCCGGTGTCGGGAAAGGCATGATTGCCCAACGCGTGCATCGCAGCAGCCATCGCCACGATAAGAACTTCGTGCACATTAATTGCGGAGCTCTTCCTGAAACGCTTATTGAATCGGAATTGTTCGGTTATGAGAAGGGAGCGTTTACAGGAGCGAACACTGCAAAGAAAGGTGTGCTTGAAATCGCGGACGGAGGTACAGTATTTCTTGATGAAATCGGAGAAGTGCCGATCAATGTACAGGTAAAGCTCTTGCAATTCCTGCAGGACAATACGTTCCGCAGATTGGGTGGCAATCAGTTAATGACCGTAAATACGAGAATTATTGCAGCGACAAACCAGGATTTGCGAAAACGAATTATGGAAGGACGCTTTCGGGAGGATTTATTCTATCGGCTGCACGTCATTCCGATTTCCGTACCTCCGCTCAGACGGCGCCAAGAAGAGATTCCGGCTCTTATTCAGCATTTTGCAGCCCGTTTTGCCAAAAAATACGGACTTGTAAAGAGTTTCCACGAGGACGCGATCGAATTATTAACCGCATATGATTGGCCCGGCAATGTACGAGAGTTGGAGAATATGGTAGAGCGTCTTATCGTGACGAGCGAGGGAAACCAGGTTCTGCCTCATCACCTCCCCGTGGGCATTGTCAAAGACGGAGACGAATACCGTGTAGCGCCTGTAGTGAAAGTGAAGGGGCTATGTCCCCTGAAACAGGCGGTGGAAGAAGTGGAAAAGCAACTCCTCTCCATGGCATATGAGAAGTATGAGAACACGTATCGCTGCGCCGAGGTGCTGAAGGTCAATCAGTCTACGGTAGTTCGCAAACTGAACAAATATTTAGGAACAGGAAAGGGAGAGAGCATATGA
- a CDS encoding HIT family protein — MSHDPNCIFCKIIKGEIPSSKVYENEHVLAFLDISQVTKGHTLVIPKIHQQDIFELTPETASNLFACVPKIANAIKKQFNVDGVNLLNNSGKVAGQTVFHYHLHILPRYGREDGFHPTFVEHNDQYTPNDLQQIASHIAAGIES, encoded by the coding sequence ATGTCACACGATCCGAATTGCATTTTCTGCAAAATTATAAAAGGGGAAATTCCTTCATCCAAAGTCTACGAGAATGAACACGTATTAGCTTTTCTTGATATTAGCCAGGTAACCAAAGGACATACGCTGGTCATACCGAAAATCCATCAGCAGGATATTTTTGAACTTACACCCGAGACAGCATCCAATCTATTCGCCTGCGTACCGAAAATAGCTAACGCTATCAAAAAGCAATTCAACGTAGATGGCGTGAATCTACTGAATAACAGTGGCAAAGTAGCTGGTCAAACCGTATTCCACTATCACCTGCATATTTTACCGCGCTACGGCAGGGAAGACGGCTTCCATCCGACATTCGTGGAACATAACGACCAGTATACACCAAACGATTTGCAGCAAATCGCCTCACACATCGCCGCAGGTATTGAATCATAA
- the spoVAE gene encoding stage V sporulation protein AE, with amino-acid sequence MGQVAIAFLVGGAICVIGQILLDFVKLTPAHVMSILVASGAVLDGLGLYDPLIDFAGAGATVPITSFGHALYHGAWQEAEQNGLIGLITGIFEVPSAGISAAIAFSFFASLIFRPKG; translated from the coding sequence ATGGGACAAGTGGCGATTGCTTTTCTCGTGGGCGGTGCCATCTGTGTTATTGGTCAAATATTGCTCGATTTTGTAAAGTTAACGCCCGCACACGTGATGAGCATTCTCGTGGCGAGCGGTGCGGTACTAGATGGGCTTGGGCTGTATGACCCGCTCATTGATTTCGCCGGTGCAGGTGCCACCGTACCGATTACAAGCTTTGGACATGCCTTATACCACGGCGCATGGCAGGAGGCGGAGCAGAACGGATTAATCGGGTTGATTACTGGCATTTTCGAGGTACCAAGTGCGGGGATTTCAGCCGCGATTGCTTTTAGTTTTTTCGCTTCACTTATTTTTAGACCGAAGGGATAA
- the gabT gene encoding 4-aminobutyrate--2-oxoglutarate transaminase — translation MTTNTKMMPGQKSVELHARRQDAVAVGPYHVTPLYIQSAQGAIVTDVDGNEIIDFAGGIGMQNIGHCHPKVVKAIQEQAASSIHSCFHVMPYESYIELAEKLNEKTPGDFKKKTMFANSGAEAVENAVKIARKATGRSAVVSFERAYHGRTLMTMSLTSKVNPYKHGFGPFAPETYKLPYPYYYRAPQGMLPEELDEQILDHFEQFFLGEVAPDNIAAIIMEPVQGEGGFIVPSAGFVQGVRRICDKYGIIMIADEIQTGFARTGKLFAMENFGVAADITTLSKSIAAGMPLSAITGRAELMDVPGPGQLGGTFSGSPVACAAGLAVLDVIEEENLTERAQVIGTRMLDAFRSWQEKYDIIGDVRGLGAMVAMELVTDRVTKVPAKDATSKVVSECWSNGLIGLSAGLFSNVLRFLPPLVITDEQLDKGLNILEQAIASVSK, via the coding sequence ATGACAACGAATACAAAAATGATGCCAGGTCAAAAATCAGTGGAGCTTCACGCACGCCGTCAGGATGCAGTAGCAGTAGGGCCGTATCATGTGACTCCGCTATATATCCAATCCGCACAAGGTGCTATCGTTACCGACGTTGACGGTAATGAAATTATTGACTTCGCTGGCGGTATTGGCATGCAAAACATCGGCCACTGCCATCCAAAAGTGGTGAAGGCAATACAAGAGCAGGCTGCTTCTTCGATTCATAGCTGCTTTCATGTGATGCCGTATGAAAGCTATATTGAGCTTGCAGAGAAGTTAAACGAGAAAACGCCGGGCGATTTTAAAAAGAAAACAATGTTTGCGAACAGTGGAGCGGAAGCGGTAGAGAATGCCGTGAAGATTGCACGTAAAGCAACTGGTCGTAGTGCTGTCGTATCTTTCGAACGCGCATATCATGGCCGTACGCTGATGACTATGTCCTTAACAAGCAAAGTAAATCCGTACAAACATGGCTTCGGTCCGTTTGCACCGGAAACATATAAATTGCCTTATCCTTATTATTACCGTGCACCGCAAGGCATGCTGCCGGAAGAACTGGACGAGCAAATTTTAGACCATTTTGAACAATTCTTCCTCGGAGAAGTGGCTCCGGATAATATAGCTGCCATCATTATGGAGCCGGTACAGGGCGAAGGCGGTTTCATCGTACCTTCAGCCGGATTTGTGCAGGGCGTACGCCGTATCTGCGACAAGTACGGCATCATTATGATTGCCGATGAGATTCAAACCGGATTTGCCCGCACAGGAAAGTTGTTTGCGATGGAAAACTTTGGCGTAGCCGCTGATATTACGACATTGTCTAAATCCATTGCCGCTGGTATGCCACTAAGTGCCATTACTGGTCGTGCTGAATTAATGGATGTACCAGGACCGGGACAGCTTGGCGGTACGTTCTCAGGAAGTCCGGTAGCGTGCGCCGCTGGTCTGGCTGTGCTCGATGTTATCGAAGAAGAGAACTTGACGGAGCGTGCTCAGGTCATTGGTACACGCATGCTGGATGCGTTCCGCAGCTGGCAAGAAAAATACGACATTATTGGAGACGTACGCGGGCTAGGTGCAATGGTCGCTATGGAATTGGTTACTGATCGCGTAACGAAGGTACCTGCAAAAGACGCAACCTCAAAAGTGGTTAGCGAGTGCTGGAGCAATGGACTGATCGGTCTGAGTGCAGGCCTTTTCAGCAATGTACTTCGTTTCTTACCGCCGCTTGTTATTACAGATGAGCAGCTGGATAAAGGGTTGAACATTCTTGAGCAGGCGATTGCGAGTGTTTCGAAATAA
- the spoVAC gene encoding stage V sporulation protein AC → MASSVNTRKQSRLAKAQKEYSERAARYKPKPPYLINIVKAFLVGGAICAFGQLVSNFYIRVFGFTKETAGDPTVATLIFIAVLFTGLGVYDKLGQFAGAGSAVPVTGFANSMSSAAIEHRAEGLVLGVGGNMFKLAGGVIVYGVVAALVVSLIKWLIIKV, encoded by the coding sequence ATGGCTTCTTCCGTTAATACGCGAAAACAGAGCCGACTTGCTAAAGCGCAAAAAGAGTATAGTGAGCGCGCAGCCAGATACAAGCCGAAGCCGCCATATTTGATAAATATTGTCAAGGCATTTCTTGTTGGTGGCGCTATTTGTGCTTTTGGACAACTTGTATCTAATTTTTATATCCGTGTTTTCGGCTTTACAAAAGAAACAGCAGGTGACCCGACAGTAGCTACGCTTATTTTTATTGCGGTGCTGTTCACAGGTCTTGGCGTCTACGATAAGCTGGGGCAGTTTGCTGGAGCAGGTTCAGCCGTACCGGTTACGGGATTTGCGAATTCAATGTCATCTGCAGCTATCGAACACCGGGCGGAAGGATTGGTGCTTGGTGTAGGAGGCAATATGTTTAAGCTGGCGGGTGGTGTCATCGTATATGGAGTGGTTGCAGCGCTGGTTGTCTCGTTGATTAAGTGGCTGATTATTAAGGTGTAA
- the lysA gene encoding diaminopimelate decarboxylase, giving the protein MFLHGTSRVNEKGHLEIGGCDTTDLVHAYQTPLYVYDEELIREKCRAYVKAFEASGFRFQVAYASKAFMCMAMCQLVMEEQMSLDVVSAGELYTALKAGFPAERIHFHGNNKTEEELEMALDAGIGCFVVDNFFELELLHDLAQKKDRIVPILLRLTPGIEAHTHDYISTGQDDSKFGFGVASGQALQAVKVALNKPFYKLLGIHSHIGSQIFDTTGFVGAVEVLGAFLEQVRAETKYEVEVLNLGGGFGIRYTEEDDPLPVGEYVKVITEEVRRQFAITSYPLPEIWIEPGRSIVGDAGTTLYTVGSVKDIPGIRKYVAVDGGMSDNIRPALYQAKYEAVLANRAGEEAVDMVSIAGKCCESGDMLIWDYVLPKANPGDILGVSCTGAYGYSMANNYNRIRRPAVVFVKEGRAEVAVERETYEDLIKNDRVFPRVLSRSV; this is encoded by the coding sequence GTGTTTTTACACGGAACGAGCAGAGTAAATGAAAAAGGCCACTTGGAGATTGGCGGATGCGATACAACTGATTTGGTACATGCATACCAAACGCCGCTGTACGTATATGATGAAGAGCTGATACGTGAGAAATGCCGGGCATATGTAAAGGCGTTTGAAGCGAGTGGATTTCGTTTTCAGGTCGCATACGCAAGCAAGGCATTCATGTGTATGGCAATGTGTCAGTTGGTAATGGAAGAGCAGATGTCGCTTGATGTCGTCTCAGCAGGCGAACTTTATACGGCACTGAAAGCAGGCTTTCCTGCAGAGCGTATCCACTTTCATGGCAATAACAAGACCGAAGAAGAATTGGAAATGGCGCTTGACGCCGGAATCGGCTGTTTTGTTGTAGATAACTTTTTCGAATTGGAACTGCTGCATGATTTGGCACAGAAAAAAGATAGAATCGTACCGATTCTGCTGCGTTTAACTCCGGGAATTGAAGCGCATACGCACGACTATATTTCCACCGGTCAGGATGATTCCAAATTCGGATTCGGCGTTGCTAGCGGTCAGGCGCTGCAAGCGGTCAAAGTAGCGTTGAATAAACCGTTCTACAAACTGCTGGGCATTCATTCTCATATTGGTTCGCAAATTTTCGACACGACTGGGTTTGTTGGTGCGGTTGAAGTACTGGGCGCTTTCCTTGAACAGGTACGTGCTGAGACGAAATATGAAGTGGAAGTGTTGAATCTGGGCGGTGGCTTTGGTATCCGTTATACGGAAGAAGATGATCCGTTGCCGGTAGGCGAATATGTAAAGGTAATTACTGAGGAAGTACGCCGTCAGTTTGCCATTACATCGTATCCGTTGCCTGAAATCTGGATTGAACCGGGGAGAAGCATTGTCGGCGATGCGGGTACGACGCTCTATACGGTCGGTTCTGTAAAAGATATTCCCGGTATCCGCAAATATGTGGCGGTTGACGGAGGGATGTCTGATAATATTCGACCGGCTTTGTACCAGGCAAAGTATGAAGCGGTGCTTGCTAATCGTGCCGGAGAAGAAGCGGTTGACATGGTATCGATTGCAGGAAAATGCTGTGAGTCCGGAGACATGCTTATCTGGGATTATGTACTGCCGAAAGCAAACCCTGGTGATATTCTTGGTGTTTCCTGCACAGGCGCATACGGCTATTCGATGGCTAATAATTATAATCGAATTCGCCGTCCGGCAGTTGTATTCGTCAAAGAAGGACGTGCTGAAGTGGCGGTGGAGAGAGAAACATACGAGGATTTAATTAAAAATGACCGTGTATTTCCACGGGTGTTAAGCCGTTCCGTATAA
- a CDS encoding aldehyde dehydrogenase family protein, producing the protein MRYNNYINGQWKEPSNGEYTLNRNPHNQEDVLGEFPVSAAEDAREAVAAAKKAFPAWKKLSFQQRAAYLQKAADILKANLQEVGRDLTLEEGKTLAEGVGETQRAISILEYYAAEARQPLGDVIPSANAETFLYTTRVPVGPIGLITPWNFPIAIPVWKMAPALIYGNTIVIKPADITPKSVYHVMKAFDEAGIPAGVVNCVFGRGSVVGAEIVENSDIKAISFTGSNQVGLQIQEQATAKGKKVQLEMGGKNPLIVLADADVEKAVDIAINGAFRSTGQKCTATSRIIVEEGIYEAFSNRLVERTKELKVGNPLDGDVFMGPAASKAQRDGVLEMIEAGKKEATLLCGGEAPADEALAAGFYVQPTVFGNVSRDARIAREEIFGPVIALFKVKNYEEAIDMANDTEYGLSSAICTNNLTLAQRFIDEIEAGIVHVNSETAGAEPQVPFGGCKSSSTGSREQGKTAIEFYTQVKTVYMDRM; encoded by the coding sequence ATGCGTTATAACAACTATATTAACGGACAATGGAAAGAGCCTTCCAATGGCGAATATACCTTGAACCGGAATCCACACAATCAAGAAGACGTGTTGGGCGAATTTCCTGTAAGTGCGGCTGAAGATGCGCGTGAAGCGGTGGCCGCGGCGAAAAAAGCGTTCCCTGCATGGAAGAAACTATCGTTCCAGCAGCGTGCGGCGTATTTACAGAAAGCGGCCGATATTTTGAAAGCGAACCTGCAGGAAGTGGGAAGGGACCTGACACTTGAAGAAGGAAAGACGTTAGCAGAGGGTGTAGGGGAGACTCAGCGTGCCATCAGCATCCTGGAATATTATGCTGCAGAAGCGCGTCAGCCGCTTGGGGATGTGATTCCTTCTGCCAATGCGGAGACGTTCCTGTATACTACACGCGTACCGGTTGGTCCTATTGGGCTGATTACGCCATGGAACTTCCCGATTGCCATTCCTGTTTGGAAAATGGCCCCGGCATTAATCTATGGTAATACGATAGTGATTAAACCTGCCGATATCACTCCGAAATCCGTATACCATGTAATGAAGGCGTTCGATGAAGCGGGTATTCCGGCAGGTGTCGTGAACTGCGTATTCGGCAGAGGCTCCGTGGTTGGTGCTGAAATTGTAGAGAATTCAGATATTAAAGCAATATCGTTTACCGGATCTAATCAGGTCGGTCTTCAAATCCAAGAGCAGGCGACAGCTAAAGGCAAAAAAGTGCAATTGGAGATGGGAGGCAAAAATCCACTCATCGTACTGGCGGATGCAGATGTGGAAAAAGCAGTCGATATTGCCATAAACGGCGCATTTAGGTCCACAGGGCAGAAATGTACTGCGACGAGCCGCATTATTGTTGAAGAAGGAATCTATGAAGCGTTCAGTAACCGACTTGTCGAGCGTACCAAGGAACTGAAAGTAGGAAATCCGCTCGATGGCGACGTATTTATGGGTCCGGCAGCATCCAAAGCGCAGCGCGATGGCGTACTGGAAATGATCGAGGCCGGTAAGAAAGAAGCGACTCTTCTTTGCGGTGGCGAAGCACCGGCGGATGAAGCACTGGCGGCTGGATTTTATGTGCAACCGACCGTATTCGGGAATGTGTCTCGCGATGCGCGCATTGCGCGGGAAGAGATTTTCGGACCGGTCATTGCGCTGTTTAAAGTGAAGAACTATGAAGAAGCGATTGATATGGCTAATGATACGGAATATGGTTTAAGTTCAGCGATTTGTACGAACAATCTAACGCTTGCTCAACGCTTTATTGATGAGATCGAAGCCGGTATTGTACACGTGAATTCTGAAACTGCGGGGGCGGAGCCACAGGTGCCGTTCGGCGGCTGCAAGAGTTCAAGCACCGGTTCCCGTGAGCAGGGTAAGACAGCTATCGAATTCTATACACAGGTTAAGACGGTGTATATGGATCGGATGTAA
- a CDS encoding stage V sporulation protein AE, producing MENEKRLKRNIIMITDGDAAARGTVEEVARRIGGRCISRSSGNPTPLTGERIVSLIKKAQHDPVLVMFDDNGDTQMGKGEEALYYVATHPDIHVLGAIAVASRTRGALGVKVDVCIDRYGRKVNRPVNKNGFVEAGSEAYIIGDTVDVLNMLHIPVIVGIGDIGKMKGRDETCVGCPVTMAAVRFILSKNGYSLKNSRNWKNS from the coding sequence ATGGAAAACGAAAAACGGCTAAAGCGCAACATTATTATGATTACGGACGGGGATGCGGCAGCACGCGGTACGGTAGAGGAAGTGGCACGCCGTATCGGGGGACGCTGCATCTCTCGCTCATCCGGCAATCCCACTCCGCTAACAGGAGAACGAATTGTTTCACTGATTAAGAAGGCACAGCATGATCCTGTTCTCGTCATGTTCGATGATAACGGCGATACACAGATGGGCAAAGGAGAAGAAGCGTTATACTATGTTGCCACACATCCAGATATTCATGTGTTGGGAGCCATTGCGGTAGCATCCAGGACAAGAGGGGCGCTTGGAGTAAAGGTAGACGTATGCATCGACCGTTACGGACGTAAAGTCAACCGGCCAGTCAATAAAAATGGGTTCGTGGAGGCTGGTAGCGAGGCATATATTATAGGAGACACAGTAGATGTGTTAAACATGCTGCATATTCCCGTCATTGTGGGCATTGGCGACATCGGAAAAATGAAAGGAAGGGATGAAACGTGTGTTGGCTGTCCTGTCACAATGGCAGCGGTGCGGTTTATTTTAAGTAAAAACGGTTATTCCTTAAAAAATTCACGAAATTGGAAAAATAGCTAA
- a CDS encoding stage V sporulation protein AB → MMMQLLLALIGLSGGVIVGGGIVALITVLDLIPRFVQITKTEKYLLHYQWSVILGVLAFMVFDFFSYPLYLPSIVLSFIGIFMGIFVGFLAAALTEVLNVIPILAKRIQVDEYLQAFIMALALGKIVGSLFHWLVFIK, encoded by the coding sequence ATGATGATGCAATTGCTTCTCGCGCTGATCGGCTTAAGCGGAGGGGTTATCGTGGGGGGAGGCATTGTAGCGCTTATTACTGTACTCGATTTGATCCCGAGGTTTGTTCAAATTACAAAAACCGAAAAATATTTACTTCATTACCAATGGTCGGTCATTCTTGGCGTTTTAGCTTTTATGGTGTTCGATTTTTTTTCATACCCGCTGTATTTACCGTCTATCGTACTTAGCTTTATTGGAATATTCATGGGGATTTTCGTCGGATTTCTTGCGGCAGCACTAACCGAGGTGCTAAATGTGATTCCGATTCTTGCTAAGCGGATACAAGTGGACGAGTATCTTCAGGCTTTCATTATGGCATTGGCACTCGGTAAAATCGTTGGCTCCTTATTTCATTGGCTGGTTTTTATTAAATAA
- the spoVAD gene encoding stage V sporulation protein AD, whose translation MKAQHQCGRQTWKFANDIRVQGSAVAVGPLEGEGPLGAEFDHIYPDMYAGQASWEKAERYMMCQAVQTAMKKSNLLEGEIDIVLAGDLLNQTISSNFTASQLNIPLLGMYGACSTSMETLSVGSALVDAGYASYVVATCSSHNCTAEKQFRYPTEYGGQKPDYAHWTVTGAGAAVVGRGGSGPRITHATIGKVVDMGIKDPFDMGSAMAPAAADTLSTHFRDTDRLPSDYDMIVTGDLGKVGYAILKDEMRDLSFDMTPMYNDCGLMIYSPDQQVFSGGSGCASSAVVTYSYIMNRLRDGSVRRALICATGALFSPVSYQQGESIPCIAHAVALEAEEE comes from the coding sequence ATGAAAGCGCAGCATCAATGCGGTCGTCAAACATGGAAGTTCGCAAATGATATTCGTGTCCAAGGGAGCGCAGTGGCGGTCGGTCCTCTCGAAGGAGAAGGTCCGCTGGGTGCTGAATTCGATCACATTTATCCGGATATGTACGCTGGACAGGCCTCCTGGGAGAAAGCGGAACGGTACATGATGTGTCAGGCTGTACAAACGGCCATGAAGAAAAGTAACCTGCTGGAAGGTGAAATCGATATCGTACTTGCCGGTGATTTGTTGAATCAGACAATTTCCTCCAACTTCACAGCCAGTCAACTTAACATTCCACTTCTTGGTATGTATGGAGCCTGTTCTACATCAATGGAGACACTTTCGGTTGGCTCGGCTCTCGTTGATGCGGGCTATGCTTCTTATGTAGTAGCCACCTGTAGCAGTCATAATTGCACTGCAGAAAAACAATTCCGTTACCCAACGGAATATGGGGGACAGAAACCGGATTACGCTCATTGGACGGTGACCGGCGCGGGGGCGGCGGTCGTCGGACGCGGGGGTTCGGGCCCACGTATCACCCATGCCACCATTGGCAAAGTAGTTGACATGGGTATTAAAGATCCTTTTGATATGGGCAGCGCAATGGCACCGGCTGCGGCCGATACGCTGTCCACACATTTTCGCGACACGGATCGGTTGCCTTCTGATTATGACATGATTGTAACGGGTGATTTGGGCAAAGTGGGATATGCAATCCTAAAAGACGAAATGAGAGATTTATCGTTTGATATGACGCCAATGTATAACGATTGCGGGTTGATGATTTACAGTCCGGACCAACAAGTGTTCTCAGGGGGCAGCGGCTGTGCATCAAGCGCCGTAGTCACTTACAGTTATATTATGAATCGTTTAAGGGACGGTAGTGTTAGACGTGCGCTTATTTGTGCAACCGGAGCACTTTTCAGTCCGGTCAGCTATCAGCAGGGAGAAAGTATTCCTTGTATTGCGCATGCAGTGGCGCTGGAAGCGGAGGAGGAATAA